The region CGCCTCggctgcccggcgcggccgcgccgcccgcgcctccCCTCAGCGCGTCCCGCCGCGCGGGCCGAGGGCgtcgcggcgccgccgggccgcgagggggcgctgccgcggctgggggcggcggggggcggctccgccccgccgcgccgtcACGTCACGTCACGTCGCGCCgcgcagggccgggccgggcgagTCGCGGGCGGGTCGGGTCCGGTCTGCGCGGCAGCATGGAGGCGCCGCCCGTCACCATGATGCCCGTCACGGGCGGCACCATCAACATGATGGAGTACCTGCTGCAAGgtgggcgcggcgcggggccgcggcggggcgggcgggaggcgggggTCCGTGTCccgcgtggggggggggggggcggggcgcggcggggcgggcgggagggggggtCCGTGTCCCGcgtgggagggggggggggcggggcgcggcgggaggcCCCGCTCACGGCGAGGGGCCGCCCCTGTGCCCCGCAGGCAGCGTTTTGGACCAGAGCCTGGAGAGCCTGCTGCACCGGCTGCGCGGGCTGTGCGACAACATGGAGCCCGAGAGCTTCGTGGACCACGAGCTGGTGTTCCTGCTGAAGGGGCAGCAGGCGAGCCCGTTCGTGCTGCGCGCGCGGCGCGCGCTGGGCCGCGCCGGCGCGCCCTGGCACCTGCGCTACCTCGGCCAGCCCGAGATCGGCGACAAGAGCCGGCACGCGCTGGTGCGCAACTGCGTCGACATCGCGACCTCGGACAACCTGACGGACTTCCTGGTGGAGATGGGCTTCCGCATGGACCACGAGTTCGTGGCCAAGGGGCACGTGTTCCGCAAGGGCATCATGAAGATCGTCGTGTACAAGATCTTCCGCATCCTAATGCCGGGCAACACGGAGAGCATCGAGCCGCTGTCTCTCTCCTACCTCGTCGAGCTCAACGTGGTGGCGCCAGCGGGACAGGACGTCGTTTCCGACGACATGAGGAACTTTGCTGAGCAGCTAAAGCCGTTAGTTCACCTGGAAAAAATTGACCCGAAAAGGTTAATGTGACCGAAAGGCTGGACAGTTACAGCAGCGGTGGTGCTAATGTTTCCAGAGGCTCCTCCTTCAAAACGCCTTCCTAGGGCAAATCAGAACTGGTGGAGGGGAATAAAGGATTACACACTGATGTTTCATCACTTgcagttgctctttttttttcatttgtagatATGAATAAAAGCTGACACTTAAAAATTAAGAGTAATTCCATTCAGAATCCCAGAAAACACTAATATCAGTAGTTTTCTTATTAGTGAAAAATCAGTTAGAAAAGATATGGCCTAACACTCTGAAACATCAAACTTACTGGAATTCATGCTTCTCTGTATCTATATCTcagtgctgccttttttttttttttttttttttttttaaaaaaaataccattctCACATACTACCtagcaattctttttcttccaaataataTCCCTTAATGCAAGAGGATACAAAGCGCTGTTTAACATAAAACCAGGAACTGTACACAGTATAAGAGGATAAGTATATACCTATTTACagtaaataataatacagaTAGCACCTAGAACAGAAGATACTTTATAGTGAAACTGTTTCTGACAACagccaaaattaaaattacaagcACAAGAGGTATTCAAATTCTCCTTTTATCTAGTATGACCCTCTCAGCTAATAAGATAgtaaattacagatttttttttattagaaccCTCACAGCTGATGGTAATAGattaaactgaaacattttaaatgtgtgttagttaaaaacaattaaagagTATCATACAGCTGTGAAGCTACTACAGTAATCATTTTGTTTAGCATCTTGATAGTACGATAGTTGCTTACCCTGTACTTCAGTGATACTTGAAATTTGAGTTTTCAAATAATAGTTCAAAGAGGAAAGGTTTGGAAAACCAGCAAAGGTAatgaaagcatatttaaatttctcattcttttacAGAAACTTAGAAGGCAACCATTCCAGTTTTTGTTAATAAAACACAGCAGCCTCTGTTAGTGACACTGTCGTCTTTTAATATACTACTCAGCATATAACAGCTAAGGGTGATGACCAAATGCATTCCTATGTGAAACTTCAGGAAGAAATTTCAAGTTAACTGTATTTTCAACACTGGTATTTGGGCAGGTTAAACCATATTAACTGGATTAGTGCTCAATGAGTGCATGCATCTCAAATGGTCCTGTGATGCATGCTTTAAGCCAGGAGGGAAAGGAACAACTGAATATTCTAACACAGGTTTGCTAAGCCAACTGGCTAAAGAATGCCATTATATTGATGCATACCAATGGTTTTCAACCAGGACATAAATGATGACACAGCCTGTGTGATTTTGCTCATTATCTAGGCTTGAAATGTTTTGAGGGTGAGAACACCTCTACAATTATTTTGTCCATACTGAAGCATAACTTACCCTTGTTAGATTGCATGTTATCCTGGGGTTTTGGATCTGTGTCTTTAGCATAATTCTATACAACTCCTGTCATTACATGACATAGTTTTACTGGCTGTGGGAGGAAGCTGAACTTGCTGGGTTGCTCCATGATTCAGCTTGCACTCCACCTGGTGGTGTTCCTCAGGGTTGTGTCCCATCCTGCCTGTGTAATACTGGCTGGAAATATCCCTTGCCACAGGCTTTGAAGATGCACAACCTGTCTCTTGTGACATGAAATTTTAGAAAGCAATTCAGTGAATCAGAAAAGTTCGGCATCATATGCTAGCTTTTTAAAGGGTGCTTTCCTTTAGATATGCACTCAAATACatagaaaacaacaaatagGTCTTTCCCATTGCATCTGaaaataacttggaaaaaaacttGGAAGATAATTAGCACATGTAGGgacaaaacaaacataaaagaCTTGGTGAAGTGACTATAGAAGACTATATGTGCTCATGCCATTGACTATCAGCAATGATGGCTTTAGTCTAAAGgctcagaaaagcaagaacaaagGAGTCAACTTATCTCCAGGAGGCTCAACTGAGGCATTAAAAACATGCTGTGGGGTAAAAGAAACTTCAGACTTCAGTGTACACTTCTGATTTTCCCTGTTCCTGcgttttttcctctctaaaaaTGTAAGGAGATGGTGCTCAAAAACAAACTATGCACGTTTAAGCACTCTGCTTTTTTCTAAGGGGAGAAAAAGGCTGGTTACTCTAATGGTGGTAGAGAGAAAAATCCCACAAAGAACTCTGGACAGACCAGCTCAGGCAAAGACTACTGAATGGAAAGGTCCCTCTAATAAAAGTTTAGGCTTTAGATGACAGACTAACTGTTGCTTGGTCTAacttctctctcaaaaaagtttattttaaggaggcttagtttaaaaacattaaaacccatttaataataaaaattgctgCAATCCACATTACTAAGCTGTCTGTTCTAGCTGCAGTCTACACGTACAAGAGGCAGATGCGTACAGAGAAATAACATTGTGTCAATGGttacagctggagaaaaatgaacatttccAGACACACAAAACTCCCAAGTACATGCTTTCTGTTCTTTACCTAATGATACATACTTTTCTTCTCCTACAAAACTTCTCTAGCCAAAGACTGAAGCTAACAACAATACTATAACACTGGTAAATTGCATGGCATAACCTTAACCTATTGCTAACTCATTATCTAGAGCCAAATTATCTTTAGTTATACACGACTACAGAAGAACCCAGCCTCTCCTAAcaattgtgtatttttcttggTCTCGTAAGTTATGCTTACAATTAATTGCAACTGtgttcccttttattttttttttttttttgcaccagCTAAAACAATTGCGTTTTGCAAAGGCATAATCAGGTAAGGGCTCTGCATTTATTGCATTGCATTACCTAAGGCCTGATACCGTCAAGCTCTTAAAAGTTTTTTGATAAATTTTCTTTTCGTCCAGGTGTGCCTTCTGTTTCAAACTTTCTCCAGTGGTACCTTCTTGTAATGTTTCTACAGCTTTGTTGATTACTATATAAAGAGCAGAAATCCTGGCACAATAAATAAAGGCACAATCATTACTGATCCATGAAGTACCAGCTATTCCCGCTATCAAGAAAGTTTGCGCTACTGAAGCTCATCTGAACCTCAGTGGTCTACTAAAAGCACAGCTCTTAACTCTCCATACTTTAGAAAGAACACAAAGTTTATCCTCTGGCAAACACTTTCACAGTTCTGGATCTCCATTCTTCCCAAAGAAACATTCTTAGTGTTGTTTCTGTACAGGAGAAGACAAAGgcttaaatataattttatttttgtgatagCTTGGCTCATTGGTGGTGCTGTTATTCTCTTCACCTTTTATGCTGATAAAATCTTTAGTCAATACAGAGGAAATAATCTTCGAGATATttcacattattattattattattccgGCTCAGATTTaaagccaaataaaatattcaacttTTCTAAAGAGAGATTCTGTTTCTCAGAATACGCCTTTTCACCGTaatgacatttaaataaataaaataaatacttagaTAAACACAGATTTGATACCTTCTCACAACTAGGCATGTTAAGACAAGCCCTTTCTTAACTTGCATCCTTCCCTGGGGATCCACAACTAATTAATGTCAAAGATTAGACTCGGAGTGATATTTAGCCCGACCTGATTTAGTAGTTAAGTTTTCCTGAATGAACAGTTAATTATGTTCAAACAGTAATTTAAATAGCAGCCTTTTCACCCTCAAGTCAAATCACATTCCTCTTTATTTGCTGCAATCTGACTGCATaccttcatcatcatcatcatcttcaaaTCTTCTTGGAATATGAGAACAACCATAAGGATAGCAACATGAGTATAACCAAGCAGCTCATGCTTCAATTAGTCCTGTTGATCATCTGCAGTTGTATAAACTGTACAGAGTTGGGTAAACAGACATAATGCAGTCTCTCCTGATCCCAAAGAGATGCTACCTACAACACCTACTGGATCAGATTCTGGGATCTTGCTCCTGCTGACTAGGCTAAAGCAGCCCGAGCAGACACTTAAGCATGAGCAGCTATGATCTGTGCTTATGAATTTTGAGTCTTCTGATGACAGGTGGATAGCTGGAGACTTTAAAGACCTGATGTAGCTGTTCCATCTGAGCCACCTGAAGCTTATTAGCACACCAGCATAATACACAGTTTTAAGCTagcaaaataacattaaaatgttatttgataCACAGAAGTCTCCATTCCCtttacagaaacaaatacaTGCACCAAAGTCTTAACTGAATTTTAGAAGGCAATGCTTACAACCTAATCCAAAAAAAACTGTTTACTACTTATCAGTTGATTTTGGGAGATGTTGCCATACAGTGCAGTTTCAATATAAAACACCTTTTAACATGCTTCTGATAAGCTAATACAAAATGAGCTTTTCTACACAGAGACAGCTAATGCTGCATTCaggttttcatttcagtaaccTCAATAATACAAGCAAGCTGCTTTCCTGTTAAGTTTTACATGCATTATAGGATTAAATGTATAATCCTATACATTTATATAGGATGTACACGATCTGCAAGTTGGTTACAAGGTAAAATGTTCTAAATAGAAGTTTATCCAAAGCACTATGTGTTAAAAATAACTACAAACCAGgatttttcttcataatatttttaatacttttcacttttaaatattgGTTTTAAATTTGTGATTGTAACATGGAAAAGCCAacttctttaaatttttaaaacttatcaTTAGGATCATAAAGCTATTATAGAATGAACAGTTACACTCTACACACTCAGGGTACTCAAAAATATGATTCATGTTTTGAGTCTGTAGATGAACAGTGGCAATTCAAATAGAGCGTTATCTGTACAACTTGACAAAAATACAGGTGGACAATCTGATTAAAGAGAATCAGCACAACTTCAGATAAACCAGCTCAGCccaattaattaaaaaggtacttccccccccccccaaagtgCATGACatcttttctacagaaaatttgtaaaaataagatATTCAGGTCTTCAGGCTGGAGAATGACTGTCTCTCATCCTTATTGCCAATACAAGTTCTataaagtaatttcttttgGATCTAGTTTGGCAACATATCCAAATTCTCCAGAACAGAGGCAGATATTCAGAAAACTGATAGCTGCATTCTCAGCTCTTCACATTGGTTCAATCTATAAAATATCCATTCTGATTTGGTTTTCTTCCCAGAAGAAGCCCCTTTGTTGTACAAATGTAATAGTTCCAGCAACTGAAGAAGAGAACTCAAAGTGCACATATGTGGGCCAGTGACTGGAGAAACCAGTGGCCTCAAGagacagggggaaaaaaaatatcttacaAAACCATAAAAAGATCACTTCCAGAAGAAAGTACATAACTGCTACTCACATATGGACAGTCTGAAAGGTCTAAAGATCGTTTTATAGGTACTGATTGACCTCTTCAGTGTCTAAGTATTGCAACTCCTTCCATATTCAGTCAGAAGCCTCTTACAGTTCTGATTGGGCAGGGCTAGCTGTCATGAAGTACCAGTGCCTTCATCCAGAAGCAGAATAGTATCTGTAgtgtaattttatttacagaataaatCACAAAAGTACATCACATTTAGTGCAAATGCAACTAATGATATAAGATTTATATACTGCTTTGTAAACTTTCCATACCTTTGTAAAATAAAGCTATCCaattaaattaagaaacagTTACTCGCCTGTGTTCAACAATTACCAGAAATAGCAAATAAGGAGTTAaactttttctattttggacagtttttctcctcctttcttttttttctttttttttcttttttctttttttcctttttttaaattcccaTCAGTGGCTATGGTGAATGAACCATCATTTGGTTGATTGTAAAAAGATGAAGTACATTTGaggtaataattttttttttaaacattactATATAAAATGCTCACTGGTGATATAGTAAACATGTACAAATTTTCATCTTATTTGCCTTACTAGCATTACCATATAGGCACTTTTCTACATAGTCAAATCAACAGAATAATTCTGTAATAAGGCATATTCCATGCACACCATTAgagaaaggcaaataaaaaaggaaaagttatgGAGCATGAAATCTGCGTGCATGTATAATGTGTTATGTATGCTTTCATCTCTACAGGGAAGATGAACAGGTAAAAGTTTTTTTCAACATTGTGCAGATGACACTTAATCATTTGCCAAATCTTCATTAAACAACTACCTTCTATTTACTTTCAGGCACCTACTATAATATATCAAATAAgactttcagctttcttttgaaaaaaatatatctgaatcTTTTGCTTTGAGATACCCAGGTTAGTGAAACACCTGGCAGCCTCTGAATAGTCTCCAACTATAGGACATGAATAAAAAGATCTCAAAAGGGAGTACTGGTCTGCCACAGTTCTCTCCTAATGAGCATCTCCAGAATCAAAGGCAGGTAAAATATCTGACTTTTAAATTCTCACAGCAACGAAGGGGAACTTTCCATAAGAACCATGTATCCTCATAGCTCTACTGGATTTTTGATCAAGAGGTAAGTATTAAAGTGACTCACATTTTCTACACGAACCTCATAGCATGGCTTTAAGATGAGGGGGAGAAAAACATGCAGGATCAGAAAATAATGTACTCATCCTCATTTCCAGACTGGGAATGTTGTCTTATGTAGTCCAAATTGCTTCAATAAATATTATAGTGTACCTTCTCACAGCTTCAGGAAAGCCCTGGATTTCATGGAAGAAAGCAGTCCACATGTAGCATGGACAGATGACTTCTAGCTTTCAGCTTCTAGCTTTCATGCCCTCTTATACAGAATCTACCTAGAAATTTCTGGATCATGTTTAATAACAAATTCTGTAGCACATATTACATAACtaaaaaatacaatagaaatataaagatatctggaaaaaataaagcttttcacaCTCTTACTCCTTCAGACCCAAAGATCTTCATAAGAGTAAGACAATAGAAAAGGCAAAGTCATAAGGATATTGACAGCCCTCAGTTATTAACTGACATTTTACATAACAAGATGATTCATTATAGAAACCAGCAGCAATGAACTATGATtatacaaagcaaaacaaaacctgccAGTAAGTCATCTAGGCTTTACTGAACTCCTCCCTGCCAAATACCACAGGTTTTTGTGCATATAAAGCACATACAGTATGCTATATGTGCATTtgtcttttgtgctttttagaCATGCACAAAAACTGCTCAAGTATCCTAGGAAGGGTTGACAGTAAAATTCTGCaagttgtttaaaattaaagcagtaACCCAAGTTGGTGATTCAAAGTTGTACGTTCTTCCTCCTttgaaacaagcaaataaaaatagagcCATATACATGTTATCAACACATGTATTTATAATTACACACTGATTCAGCAAGAAAAGTTAGCAGGAGAGAGCTAGTGTTAAATATTCAGCCTCATGGTGTTGCAACATCTCTTCACTTCGGTATACAAAGCCTAGAACTTGGGCTATAGAAAGACTGTAGATCCTTCGTTCCAGCATGGAGTGCTCTATACATGGTTACTTCTCCAACGCGGAATGCTCACCCAGTCTTGCTCCAGTCACTgtagaaaggcaaagaaaataaattctgaacacaaacaagaaaacaaaaattggtAAGAAATTATGAAAGCCCTTAAATGATTTAGAAACAATACTACTATTGTATTTGAATTGATGCGTGACAGCTCAGTTTTTAATGGTTCACCTACACCAGTTCtttaacaaaatacaattaaaaacgTGAATCAGATCTTACGGGATATCTGTTCCAGAAAGAACAAATGACTAAGACTCTTGGAGTCTGACATACTAAATGGAACCTAAAAACAGAGGTAGCTTTAAGTCATGCacaaaaaagtgataaaaaacacattttcagatCATGCTCTAATAATAGAGCTACCAAATACTACTGTGCAGCTGAAATT is a window of Rhea pennata isolate bPtePen1 chromosome Z, bPtePen1.pri, whole genome shotgun sequence DNA encoding:
- the MED18 gene encoding mediator of RNA polymerase II transcription subunit 18 — encoded protein: MEAPPVTMMPVTGGTINMMEYLLQGSVLDQSLESLLHRLRGLCDNMEPESFVDHELVFLLKGQQASPFVLRARRALGRAGAPWHLRYLGQPEIGDKSRHALVRNCVDIATSDNLTDFLVEMGFRMDHEFVAKGHVFRKGIMKIVVYKIFRILMPGNTESIEPLSLSYLVELNVVAPAGQDVVSDDMRNFAEQLKPLVHLEKIDPKRLM